Proteins found in one Kineosporia sp. NBRC 101731 genomic segment:
- a CDS encoding TetR/AcrR family transcriptional regulator, translated as MLQIPTALDETTPVSLRPVLTPMPVMTPAGVRLLDAAGDLFYDRGVRAVGVDLIAETAGTTKKTLYDRFGSKDALVRLYLLQRAGRWREHLLARLESAPADRESQVLLVFDVLEAWMGPQRRGCAFVNAYAELGDTDHPAVPVIRAEKAWMRALFDALTDDPALGAHLHLLYEGTLVLLTAGANPKAVPEGRAAARSAMAPP; from the coding sequence GTGCTGCAGATACCCACCGCCCTCGACGAGACCACGCCCGTTTCCCTGCGCCCGGTGCTGACACCGATGCCGGTGATGACCCCGGCGGGCGTGCGGCTGCTGGACGCGGCGGGTGATCTCTTCTACGACCGGGGAGTGCGGGCCGTCGGGGTGGACCTGATCGCCGAGACCGCCGGCACGACGAAGAAGACTCTCTACGACCGGTTCGGCTCCAAGGATGCGCTCGTGCGGCTGTACCTGCTGCAGCGGGCCGGCCGCTGGCGCGAGCATCTCCTCGCCCGGCTCGAGAGTGCTCCTGCGGACCGCGAGTCCCAGGTGCTGCTGGTCTTCGACGTGCTGGAGGCATGGATGGGGCCGCAACGGCGAGGTTGCGCCTTCGTCAACGCCTACGCCGAACTCGGCGACACCGACCACCCGGCCGTGCCGGTCATCCGGGCCGAGAAGGCCTGGATGCGCGCCCTGTTCGACGCTCTCACCGATGACCCGGCCCTGGGCGCCCACCTGCACCTGCTCTACGAGGGCACCCTCGTTCTCCTCACCGCCGGCGCGAATCCGAAAGCGGTGCCCGAGGGCCGAGCCGCAGCCCGGTCGGCGATGGCCCCTCCATGA
- a CDS encoding helix-turn-helix domain-containing protein — translation MARSSDRDEQGTPRETGTHEITVSGGGGEELGTPATRSVGGPVPESGDTAEPPRSGAGTVNLSDPKAMRALAHPLRIAVLGELRVRGPQSVGMLCDLLDEAPGSISYHVGKLAQFGFVEEAPELARDRRERWWKASHTHTSWSPADDLKDPERLLASGALRRTIAQRYAQTFDQYLTAEPAMDPDWVAAATTGDSFLHLTLEQMRELQDELNDLVARWEDKAAPGAQDGTETVTLIYQLFRRPE, via the coding sequence ATGGCGCGGTCGAGTGATCGAGATGAACAGGGGACGCCCCGGGAGACCGGGACGCACGAGATCACCGTGTCCGGTGGGGGCGGCGAAGAACTGGGGACGCCCGCCACCAGGTCGGTGGGTGGCCCCGTCCCGGAGTCGGGAGACACGGCGGAACCGCCCCGCTCCGGCGCCGGCACGGTCAACCTCAGTGACCCGAAAGCGATGCGGGCGCTGGCTCATCCGCTCCGGATCGCGGTGCTCGGTGAGCTACGGGTGCGGGGGCCGCAGAGTGTGGGCATGCTCTGCGACCTGCTCGACGAGGCGCCCGGCTCGATCAGTTACCACGTGGGCAAGCTGGCCCAGTTCGGATTCGTCGAGGAGGCGCCCGAGCTGGCCCGTGACCGGCGCGAGCGCTGGTGGAAGGCCTCGCACACGCACACCTCGTGGTCGCCGGCCGACGACCTGAAAGACCCCGAACGACTGCTGGCCTCGGGAGCCCTGCGCCGGACGATCGCGCAGCGCTACGCCCAGACCTTCGACCAGTACCTGACCGCGGAGCCGGCGATGGACCCGGACTGGGTGGCGGCCGCGACCACCGGGGACTCCTTCCTGCATCTGACCCTCGAGCAGATGCGTGAACTGCAGGACGAGCTCAACGATCTGGTCGCGCGCTGGGAGGACAAGGCGGCCCCGGGCGCCCAGGACGGTACGGAGACGGTCACCCTCATCTACCAGCTCTTCCGGAGGCCGGAATGA
- a CDS encoding CinA family protein produces MTGVTAADVDRVAARIVSALSEQGRTLAVAESLTGGLVSASLVAVPGASAVLRGAVVAYATEVKKDVLGVDPDLLSAKGPVDPDVAAQMATGARRLLKADIGIATTGVAGPGPADGAPAGRVFVAVAGPPVEDREPATDQRFYPVVGHGGVTVRVVRLDLPGDRAAVRLGSALQVLELLADTIG; encoded by the coding sequence CTGACCGGCGTCACAGCTGCGGATGTCGACCGGGTTGCGGCCCGGATCGTTTCAGCCCTCAGCGAACAGGGGCGCACTCTGGCGGTCGCCGAATCCCTCACCGGGGGCCTGGTCTCGGCCTCCCTGGTGGCAGTTCCGGGTGCGTCGGCGGTGCTGCGCGGGGCCGTCGTCGCTTACGCAACTGAGGTCAAGAAGGACGTCCTGGGGGTCGATCCGGATCTGCTCTCGGCGAAAGGGCCGGTCGATCCGGACGTCGCGGCGCAGATGGCGACCGGTGCGCGGCGCCTGCTGAAGGCCGATATCGGCATCGCCACGACCGGGGTCGCAGGGCCCGGACCGGCCGACGGGGCGCCCGCCGGGCGCGTGTTCGTGGCCGTTGCCGGCCCCCCGGTCGAAGATCGGGAACCTGCTACTGATCAGCGCTTTTACCCGGTCGTAGGTCACGGCGGGGTCACGGTGCGGGTGGTTCGGCTCGACCTGCCCGGCGATCGCGCAGCCGTGCGCCTGGGCAGCGCTCTCCAGGTCCTGGAACTCCTTGCCGACACGATCGGCTGA
- a CDS encoding NAD(P)H-dependent oxidoreductase, producing MKIGIIVGSIRDGARRSESIAKWVLSATDGRTDAQFELIDLKSFDVPLLTSPVVPAAAGKQYESENVRRWSAAIDACDGYVFVTPEYNHSVPGAFKNAVDSLGSEWANKPVGFVSFGADGGIRAVEHWRQIVANFHMIDVRAQVAFSMFFDVEASTQEFAPLERRQGEIQGLLDQLVTSAKLHSQSPA from the coding sequence ATGAAGATCGGCATCATCGTCGGATCCATCCGTGACGGCGCCCGCCGCAGCGAGTCGATCGCCAAGTGGGTGCTGTCGGCCACCGACGGGCGTACCGACGCGCAGTTCGAGCTCATCGACCTGAAGTCGTTCGACGTGCCGCTGCTGACCTCGCCCGTGGTCCCGGCCGCGGCCGGCAAGCAGTACGAGTCGGAGAACGTGCGCCGCTGGAGCGCCGCCATCGACGCCTGCGACGGATACGTCTTCGTGACGCCGGAGTACAACCACAGCGTCCCCGGTGCCTTCAAGAACGCCGTCGACTCGCTCGGCTCGGAGTGGGCGAACAAGCCGGTCGGCTTCGTCTCCTTCGGCGCCGACGGTGGCATCCGCGCCGTCGAGCACTGGCGTCAGATCGTGGCGAACTTCCACATGATCGACGTGCGGGCCCAGGTGGCTTTCTCGATGTTCTTCGACGTCGAGGCGAGCACCCAGGAGTTCGCCCCGCTGGAGCGCCGTCAGGGTGAGATTCAGGGGCTGCTCGACCAGCTCGTCACATCGGCGAAGCTGCACTCGCAGTCCCCGGCCTGA
- a CDS encoding helix-turn-helix transcriptional regulator: protein MVLLRQEIGDVLRDARRQQGRTLREVSSVARVSLGYLSEVERGQKEASSELLASICGALAVPLSSVLHEVSERVAAAESLVPAAVRVPDTVPDGLADELAGAA from the coding sequence ATGGTGCTTCTACGGCAGGAGATCGGCGACGTGCTCCGCGATGCCAGGCGCCAGCAGGGTCGCACTCTGCGAGAGGTGTCCTCGGTCGCCCGTGTCTCCCTCGGCTACCTGAGCGAGGTCGAGCGCGGTCAGAAGGAAGCGTCGTCCGAACTGTTGGCCTCGATCTGCGGAGCGCTCGCCGTTCCGCTGTCTTCGGTGCTGCACGAGGTGAGCGAACGGGTCGCTGCGGCCGAGAGCCTGGTACCCGCCGCCGTCCGCGTGCCCGACACCGTTCCCGACGGTCTGGCCGACGAGCTGGCCGGGGCCGCATAA
- a CDS encoding DMT family transporter: MAIGNLLSNAPLRGAAIVVVWSSGFIGAELGARHAAPDTLLAWRCLVTAVVLLPWALRAGPRLDRQEWIRQAVLSLLCQCLYLGGVFWAASAGVPAGTSALIAALQPALVFTAAVLLDAQKLRARHLAGLVLGTAGVALTAAGDLRAGVTAVALLLPLLATLAITAGTLLQQHWSAQNSPPLMLTLAVQSLVTAGFFTVYAAGAGHLTPPPSVGFWTAVAWSVAAGIGSYGLYYLVTARDGAARASILLYLTPGATALWAIPMFGQPLRATTVLGLLISAGAVALLGAGGDPGTDTSKDSEPTERPTDLPRQLRST; encoded by the coding sequence ATGGCTATCGGAAACCTCCTGTCGAACGCTCCACTGCGCGGCGCCGCCATCGTCGTGGTGTGGAGTTCCGGATTCATCGGGGCCGAGCTCGGAGCCCGGCACGCCGCCCCGGACACCCTGCTGGCCTGGCGGTGTCTGGTGACCGCGGTCGTCCTGCTGCCCTGGGCGCTGCGTGCCGGCCCGCGCCTGGACCGGCAGGAGTGGATCCGCCAGGCCGTGCTCTCGCTGCTGTGCCAGTGCCTGTACCTGGGCGGCGTCTTCTGGGCCGCGTCGGCCGGAGTTCCGGCCGGCACCTCAGCCCTCATCGCCGCGTTGCAGCCGGCCCTGGTGTTCACGGCCGCCGTCCTGCTCGACGCGCAGAAGCTGCGGGCCCGACATCTGGCCGGTCTGGTCCTGGGCACCGCCGGAGTGGCGCTGACCGCGGCCGGGGATCTGCGCGCCGGGGTCACCGCGGTGGCCCTGCTCCTGCCGCTGCTGGCCACGCTGGCCATCACCGCCGGAACCCTGCTCCAGCAACACTGGTCAGCGCAGAACAGCCCGCCACTCATGCTGACCCTGGCCGTGCAGTCCCTTGTCACCGCAGGCTTCTTCACCGTCTACGCCGCCGGGGCGGGCCACCTGACACCTCCCCCGTCCGTGGGCTTCTGGACGGCCGTGGCCTGGTCGGTCGCGGCCGGCATCGGCAGCTACGGCCTCTACTACCTCGTCACCGCCCGCGACGGGGCTGCCCGCGCCAGCATCCTGCTCTACCTGACCCCCGGGGCCACAGCTCTGTGGGCGATACCGATGTTCGGCCAGCCGCTCCGGGCCACGACCGTGCTCGGTCTGCTGATCAGCGCCGGGGCGGTCGCCCTGCTCGGTGCGGGCGGCGACCCGGGCACCGACACGAGCAAAGACTCGGAGCCGACAGAACGTCCCACCGACCTACCCCGACAACTCCGGTCCACCTAG
- a CDS encoding DNA-formamidopyrimidine glycosylase family protein has translation MPEGDVVLRTARRLHSALAGRKLITADLRWPSLADENLVGLEVLEVVATGKHLLMRLEQNATLHSHLRMEGSWHVHRTGEPWRRARTEHEIRAILANPEWTAIGHHLGMMDLVATDREHTLVGHLGMDVLAPGWDAAVATQRVRDQGEREIGLVLLDQRVIAGIGTFFMSEAAFLRGVNPWTPTAEVTRLAELVQMAHRLMTVNVDRATQVTTGNARKGQEAYVHARSGRPCRRCGTTIRVAPLGEPPTDRPIFWCPHCQPGVVPTDDGRARRPLGAVRRDGPGVRSAARRPGRAPYRR, from the coding sequence ATGCCCGAAGGTGATGTGGTGCTGCGGACCGCGCGCCGGCTGCACTCCGCGCTGGCCGGGCGGAAGCTGATCACCGCCGACCTGCGCTGGCCCTCCCTCGCCGACGAGAACCTGGTCGGGCTGGAGGTACTCGAGGTCGTGGCCACGGGGAAGCACCTGCTCATGCGCCTGGAGCAGAACGCCACCCTGCACAGCCATCTGCGGATGGAGGGCTCGTGGCACGTCCACCGCACCGGCGAGCCCTGGCGACGGGCGCGCACCGAGCACGAGATCAGGGCGATCCTGGCCAATCCGGAGTGGACGGCGATCGGCCATCACCTCGGCATGATGGATCTGGTCGCCACCGACCGCGAGCACACGCTCGTCGGCCATCTGGGCATGGACGTCCTCGCGCCCGGCTGGGACGCCGCCGTTGCCACGCAACGCGTGCGTGACCAGGGCGAACGGGAGATCGGCCTGGTGTTGCTCGATCAGCGGGTGATCGCCGGGATCGGTACGTTCTTCATGAGTGAGGCAGCGTTCCTGCGCGGCGTGAATCCCTGGACGCCGACTGCCGAGGTCACCCGGCTAGCCGAGCTCGTGCAGATGGCGCACCGGCTGATGACGGTGAACGTCGACCGTGCCACCCAGGTCACCACCGGCAACGCGCGCAAGGGGCAGGAGGCGTACGTGCATGCCCGCTCGGGCCGCCCCTGTCGTCGGTGCGGCACCACGATCCGGGTCGCCCCGCTGGGTGAGCCCCCGACCGACCGCCCGATCTTCTGGTGCCCCCACTGCCAGCCGGGGGTCGTCCCTACTGATGACGGACGCGCACGACGCCCCTTGGGTGCGGTCCGTCGCGACGGCCCCGGCGTACGTTCCGCAGCCCGCCGGCCCGGCCGGGCGCCCTACCGCCGCTGA
- a CDS encoding MFS transporter gives MTLGTKRATPLYALYAAHTISLTGNMITLISLPLYVLARTGSASATGVAGVVATLPIVLGDLFGGAVVDRLGYRRASILTDVFGGCVIAMVPLLHVSVGVPLWAVFAFAFVGALVDAPGQTARRALLPEVAQEAGVPLERAVGWMEAAERGARLLGAPAAGFLVVALGSLEALFVDTATFIVSALLVARLVTFRQPMVDAHEGAVSSSTNGERPVEEGYWKGLREGLAFLAQDRLLRAIVLLVVVTNLFDAASSTVLLPVYAQRELGGAVALGLLIGAMGGGAMVGSLLFGVIGHRLPRRPTLVIAFTLAGGPVFLALAAGVPFWMLLVVKALAGFSAGAVNPILGTVELERIPPRMRARVFGLVGAGCWAGMPLGSLLAGFAVDHAGLRPTLVFIGVLYIVMTLQPLRGGAWREMDRQASATPQSRPVTGTVEV, from the coding sequence ATGACGCTCGGGACGAAGCGCGCCACACCGCTCTACGCGCTCTATGCGGCGCACACGATCTCCCTGACCGGCAACATGATCACGCTGATCTCGCTGCCCCTCTACGTGCTCGCACGCACCGGGTCGGCGTCCGCCACCGGGGTCGCGGGTGTGGTCGCGACGCTGCCCATCGTGCTGGGTGATCTGTTCGGCGGGGCGGTGGTCGACCGGCTCGGTTACCGGCGGGCGAGCATCCTCACCGATGTGTTCGGCGGCTGCGTGATCGCGATGGTGCCGCTGCTGCACGTGAGTGTCGGCGTTCCCCTGTGGGCGGTGTTCGCGTTCGCCTTCGTCGGGGCTCTGGTCGACGCGCCGGGGCAGACCGCGCGCCGGGCCCTGTTGCCGGAGGTCGCCCAGGAGGCCGGCGTTCCCCTGGAACGCGCCGTCGGCTGGATGGAGGCGGCCGAGCGCGGGGCGCGGTTGCTCGGTGCGCCTGCGGCCGGGTTCCTGGTCGTGGCGCTGGGTTCCCTGGAGGCCCTGTTCGTCGACACGGCCACGTTCATCGTCTCGGCGCTGCTCGTGGCCCGCCTCGTGACTTTCCGGCAACCCATGGTGGACGCCCACGAGGGCGCAGTTTCTTCGTCCACCAACGGTGAGCGACCGGTGGAGGAGGGTTATTGGAAGGGCCTGAGGGAAGGGCTGGCGTTTCTTGCCCAGGACCGGTTGCTGCGGGCCATCGTGCTGCTCGTCGTGGTCACGAATCTCTTCGACGCCGCCAGCAGTACCGTGCTGCTGCCGGTCTACGCGCAGCGGGAGCTCGGGGGGGCGGTCGCGCTCGGCCTGCTGATCGGCGCCATGGGCGGTGGGGCCATGGTCGGGTCCCTGCTGTTCGGTGTGATCGGTCATCGGCTGCCGCGACGGCCCACCCTCGTCATCGCGTTCACCCTGGCCGGCGGGCCGGTGTTCCTGGCCCTGGCCGCCGGGGTGCCGTTCTGGATGCTGCTCGTGGTGAAGGCCCTGGCCGGGTTCAGTGCCGGGGCGGTCAACCCGATCCTCGGCACCGTGGAACTGGAACGCATCCCGCCCCGCATGCGCGCCCGGGTGTTCGGCCTGGTCGGCGCCGGATGCTGGGCCGGGATGCCGCTCGGCAGCCTGCTCGCGGGGTTCGCCGTCGATCACGCGGGACTGCGTCCGACCCTGGTCTTCATCGGCGTCCTCTACATCGTCATGACCCTGCAGCCCTTGCGGGGTGGCGCCTGGCGGGAGATGGACCGTCAGGCCTCTGCCACCCCGCAGTCCCGGCCCGTCACCGGGACCGTCGAGGTCTAG